The Dioscorea cayenensis subsp. rotundata cultivar TDr96_F1 chromosome 7, TDr96_F1_v2_PseudoChromosome.rev07_lg8_w22 25.fasta, whole genome shotgun sequence genome includes a region encoding these proteins:
- the LOC120265405 gene encoding disease resistance protein RGA2-like — protein sequence MALQLLVQAALALFGDKIKDKVSDLLADHGLSTAISAFSLFGSVEPEVDKLRHTYDRIQALFKDADERRYIEDEAVKLWLRHLRDIHFEADDVLDEFRTFLGASELNSKKRKRRWYEFFMSMFPSCSPGPMLKRRRIKGTIDEIREKFDSVAEDREKLSLRPGDAKRKSNQSRESQIWQSTGSLVDESRVLGREDDLSDIVARLTENSGDDIQVISICGMGGLGKTTLAQQAFGNLRIKATFSSRMRIWVSVRKDFDVERTTREIIEAITKTNCNALNFDVLQNMLLDLLEERFLLVLDNVWWEDPMFWEALKVPLVLAKSKGKQGFGDN from the coding sequence AAGGATAAAGTCTCCGACTTGCTCGCCGACCACGGCCTTTCCACCGCCATCTCCGCCTTCTCATTGTTTGGCAGCGTTGAGCCGGAGGTGGACAAGCTCCGCCACACCTACGATCGAATCCAAGCCCTCTTCAAGGACGCCGATGAGCGGCGCTACATCGAAGACGAAGCCGTCAAGCTCTGGCTCCGCCATCTCCGGGATATTCATTTCGAGGCCGATGACGTCCTTGATGAGTTCCGGACATTCCTCGGCGCCTCCGAGCTCAACTCCAAGAAGAGAAAGCGTCGATGGTATGAGTTTTTCATGTCTATGTTCCCTTCTTGTAGCCCAGGTCCGATGCTCAAGCGTCGGAGGATTAAGGGCACAATTGATGAAATCCGTGAGAAGTTCGACTCGGTTGCTGAAGATCGTGAGAAGCTTAGTTTGAGGCCTGGAGATGCTAAGAGGAAGTCTAACCAGTCAAGAGAGAGCCAGATTTGGCAATCCACAGGTTCGCTTGTCGATGAGTCACGGGTTCTTGGGAGGGAGGATGATCTCAGTGACATTGTTGCCAGGTTAACTGAGAACAGTGGGGATGATATCCAAGTGATTTCGATATGCGGGATGGGTGGGCTGGGGAAGACTACACTTGCACAACAGGCTTTTGGGAATTTAAGAATCAAAGCAACCTTCAGTTCCAGGATGAGGATTTGGGTTTCAGTACGGAAGGATTTTGATGTTGAGAGAACTACAAGGGAGATTATCGAGGCGATAACCAAGACTAACTGCAATGCTTTGAACTTTGATGTGCTGCAAAATATGCTTCTTGATCTGTTGGAAGAGAGATTTCTGCTGGTTTTGGATAATGTATGGTGGGAAGATCCGATGTTTTGGGAGGCATTGAAGGTGCCTCTTGTTCTTGCAAAGTCAAAAGGGAAGCAAGGTTTTGGTGACAACTAG